Proteins encoded by one window of Nasonia vitripennis strain AsymCx chromosome 5, Nvit_psr_1.1, whole genome shotgun sequence:
- the LOC100122460 gene encoding myosin-IIIb isoform X7: MADIVDRLSAFPEMTGGGTNMAYRGLSQHVNFDTIPDPEDRFALEELIGEGTYGEVYAARDKQTGEHVAIKILENVADNIEEIEEEFLVLRDLSMHPNIPAFHGIYLKRAKPAQEEDQLWFVMELCTGGSVTDLVQGLKRRGSRLTDDQIAYILRETVEALIYLHNNHCMHRDVKGHNILLTEDARVKLVDFGVSSHLAATHVRRNTSVGTPYWMAPEVIACEQQLDSSYDSRCDVWSVGITAIELAEGDPPMSELHPMRALFQIPRNPPPALKNPDMHVTELNDFIAECLVKDLEHRPYACELKEHPLLLSIEDRLEEIRAQLQEEIRRQRSDGRVQRQPEVTTKHGKLKTDRKARPEKMYMDDLAALDLLSEDAIVDQLQNRYERSQIYTYIGDILVAVNPFTNLGLYTGMEQRRYKGQARSDNPPHIFAVADAAYQALLHQRQNQAIVISGESGAGKTESANLLLKQLVYLSKAPNRNLEERILQINPIMEAFGNATTGINANSSRFGKYLDLTMTRGGKVTGARIAVYLLEQSRVVAQAEEERNFHIFYYMYDGLEADGRLEEFGLNPELRKSHRYLADNTDTSQTHIDKFQQLKIGFKVLGFQEAEVDAVYSVLAAILHLGDIEFVEILSEDNTDNKSAVVDNAPVLRVSKLLGIEPDDLVEALTSNSVVTRGETITRNNTVSEACAARDAMAKGLYGRLFDWMVNQINCLLSFNRSPNYEPLAIGLLDIFGFENFPKNSFEQLCINIANEQIQYYFNQHIFTWEQQEYMAEGIPVDLVEFSDNRPVLDMLLSKPMGLLALLDEESRFPRANDRSLIEKFHNNIKSKFYVRPKSDAVCFAIHHFAGRVVYQADGFLEKNRNFLPPEVIQLVRQSHFDMVRFLFQCPITKTGNLYSAIHDTDSRKLSPSGHNTKERYSSRGLASQSRAQQTVATYFRYSLMDLLQKMVSGSPQFVRCIKPNDNRSPKFFDKEKVIKQLRYTGVLETIRIRQNGFSHRIPFNEFLKRYCFLAFGWDERVIANRDNCRLLLVRLKMDGWALGRTKVFLKYYHVEFLSKQYEEQLKKIVMVQACVRRWLAKIRFKREKWQLAVSVVTLQRHIRGWLGRRRAVEAIKQKNMADEANILQKAAEEAAERVKRSREASLDVDGHPPNEENAAVVIQSHFRGYTIRKRFGYELEERYKRILNDYDDKKEAHQALLREGLKNEDAALIIKRWYKTEERVRKKPPAKDPIHPKLRQAELINFSQTVHMKNQEAHKYLRRNKPGIRLSDVEDLPEDYVRPQGFNMVPSILQYRNGNQPEAEETVKYYRDLKEEMSSGSDFEEEEAGWDLPLIQLENDLQPSSRNRMGQVLELNAERRDRLQAHGDYTVAPEQQLSDIWHKALKNPAETQGDTSAKSIKGIMANFQFKD; this comes from the exons ATGGCTGATATCGTCG ACCGTCTTTCGGCATTTCCAGAGATGACAGGTGGCGGTACCAACATGGCGTACCGCGGCCTCAGTCAGCACGTAAACTTCGACACTATCCCGGACCCAGAGGATCGTTTTGCCCTCGAAGAACTCATCGGCGAGGGCACCTACGGTGAGGTGTACGCCGCTCGCGACAAGCAAACCGGCGAACACGTTGCCATCAAGATCCTCGAGAATGTCGCCGATAACATCGAGGAGATCGAGGAAGAGTTCCTGGTACTACGAGATCTCAGTATGCACCCAAACATACCAGCCTTTCATGGTATCTATCTCAAGCGGGCTAAGCCTGCTCAGGAAGAGGACCAGTTGTGGTTCGTCATGGAG CTTTGTACGGGAGGTTCAGTGACAGACCTGGTTCAGGGCCTAAAGAGGCGCGGAAGCCGTTTGACCGACGATCAGATAGCCTACATCTTGAGGGAGACTGTCGAGGCCTTAATCTACTTACATAACAATCATTGCATGCACCGCGACGTCAAGGGCCACAATATCCTATTGACCGAGGATGCACGCGTCAAGCTTGTCGACTTTGGCGTCTCGTCACATTTGGCGGCTACCCACGTCAGAAGGAACACCTCAGTTGGCACGCCTTATTGGATGGCACCGGAA GTGATAGCATGCGAGCAGCAGTTGGACTCATCTTACGACTCACGCTGCGACGTCTGGTCCGTCGGCATCACCGCTATCGAGCTCGCCGAAGGTGACCCGCCCATGTCCGAATTGCATCCGATGCGAGCGCTTTTCCAGATTCCACGTAATCCACCTCCGGCTTTAAAAAACCCCGATATGCACGTAACTGAGCTCAACGATTTCATCGCCGAATGTCTGGTCAAGGATCTAGAACATCGCCCTTACGCTTGTGAGCTCAAGGAACATCCCTTGTTGCTCAGCATAGAGGATCGCCTTGAAGAGATCAGGGCGCAGCTGCAGGAGGAGATCCGTCGACAACG ATCCGATGGACGAGTTCAACGACAGCCGGAAGTGACCACGAAACATGGAAAATTGAAGACCGATCGAAAGGCGAGGCCTGAGAAAATGTACATGGACGATTTGGCTGCTCTGGATCTACTATCGGAAGATGCGATTGTCGATCAATTACAGAATCGCTATGAGAGATCACAGATTTACACCTACATCGGAGACATTCTTGTGGCCGTCAACCCGTTTACAAATCTCGGACTCTACACTGGCATG GAGCAAAGACGATACAAAGGCCAAGCCCGGTCCGACAACCCGCCACACATATTTGCCGTAGCGGATGCTGCGTACCAGGCGCTGTTGCACCAGCGCCAGAACCAGGCCATCGTGATCAGCGGTGAGTCTGGCGCTGGTAAGACCGAATCTGCGAATCTTCTGCTCAAGCAGCTGGTGTACCTGAGCAAAGCTCCCAATCGCAATCTCGAGGAAAGAATTCTTCAGATCAACCCCATCATGGAGGCTTTTGGTAATGCCACCACCGGTATCAACGCTAATTCCTCGAGATTCGGAAAGTATCTTGATCTGACCATGACGAGAGGTGGAAAGGTCACTGGCGCCAGGATCGCTGTATATTTGCTTGAGCAGTCGCGTGTCGTCGCTCAGGCTGA GGAAGAGAGAAACTTCCACATTTTCTACTATATGTACGACGGCCTGGAGGCAGACGGTCGCTTGGAGGAGTTCGGCCTAAACCCGGAGTTGCGAAAGAGCCACCGCTATTTGGCCGATAATACCGACACCTCGCAGACTCACATCGACAAGTTCCAGCAGCTTAAGATCGGTTTCAAAGTTCTTGGATTTCAGGAGGCCGAAGTCGACGCTGTCTATAGCGTCCTTGCTGCCATCCTGCACCTAGGTGACATTGAATTTGTAGAGATCCTTTCCGAGGACAACACTGATAACAAGAGCGCTGTTGTTGACAATGCACCGGTATTGCGAG TCTCGAAATTGCTGGGAATCGAACCGGACGATCTGGTCGAAGCCCTCACTTCGAACTCGGTAGTGACCCGAGGCGAGACCATCACTCGCAACAACACCGTCTCGGAGGCATGTGCAGCTCGCGATGCTATGGCCAAGGGTCTTTACGGTCGACTCTTTGACTGGATGGTCAACCAGATCAACTGTCTGCTGAGCTTCAACCGTTCGCCTAACTACGAACCCTTGGCAATCggtttgctcgacatcttcgGCTTCGAGAATTTCCCGAAGAACTCGTTCGAGCAGCTCTGCATCAACATCGCCAACGAGCAGATCCAGTACTACTTCAATCAACACATCTTCACCTGGGAACAACAGGAGTACATGGCCGAAGGAATTCCCGTCGATCTTGTCGAATTCTCCGACAACCGACCCGTCCTGGACATGCTCCTGAGCAAACCTATGGGACTGCTGGCGTTACTGGACGAGGAGAGCCGATTCCCTCGAGCCAACGACAGATCGTTGATtg AAAAGTTCCATAACAACATCAAGTCCAAGTTTTATGTACGACCCAAGTCCGATGCTGTCTGCTTCGCCATCCATCACTTCGCCGGTCGAGTTGTCTACCAGGCGGACGGCTTCCTCGAAAAGAACAGAAACTTCCTGCCGCCGGAGGTGATACAGCTCGTGCGTCAATCTCACTTCGACATGGTACGATTCCTGTTCCAGTGCCCGATCACGAAGACCGGCAATCTCTATTCCGCGATCCACGACACTGACTCCAGGAAATTGTCACCTTCGGGACACAATACAAAG GAACGATACTCAAGCCGAGGATTAGCATCGCAGTCACGTGCTCAGCAGACCGTAGCGACGTACTTTAGATACTCGTTAATGGATCTACTTCAAAAAATGGTATCTGGATCGCCGCAATTCGTAAGGTGCATCAAGCCAAACGACAACAGGAGTCCCAAGTTTTTCGATAAGGAGAAAGTTATAAAGCAGTTGCGCTACACTGGAGTCTTGGAAACGATTAGGATCAGACAGAATGGGTTCTCTCACCGAATACCTTTCAACGAGTTCCTCAAGAG ATACTGCTTCTTGGCTTTCGGTTGGGACGAGCGCGTGATCGCGAATCGCGACAACTGCCGGCTGCTCCTGGTTCGTCTGAAGATGGATGGCTGGGCACTGGGTCGCACCAAGGTCTTCCTCAAGTACTACCACGTCGAATTCCTGTCCAAGCAGTACGAGGAGCAGCTGAAGAAGATCGTGATGGTACAGGCCTGCGTAAGACGCTGGCTCGCCAAGATCCGCTTCAAACGCGAGAAGTGGCAGTTAGCCGTGTCAGTGGTCACCTTGCAGCGGCACATTCGTGGTTGGCTGGGCAGGAGGCGAGCGGTCGAGGCTATCAAGCAGAAGAACATGGCTGACGAGGCAAATATCTTGCAAAAGGCTGCTG AAGAAGCCGCAGAAAGAGTCAAGAGATCAAGGGAAGCTTCACTGGACGTTGACGGTCATCCACCGAATGAAGAGAACGCAGCTGTCGTCATACAGAGTCACTTCAGGGGCTACACCATTCGCAAGAGATTCGGCTACGAGTTGGAGGAAAGATACAAGAGAATTCTGAACGACTACGACGACAAGAAAGAGGCTCACCAGGCACTGCTTCGTGAAGGTCTGAAGAACGAAGACGCCGCGCTCATAATCAAGAGATGGTACAAGACGGAGGAGCGAGTCAGAAAGAAGCCTCCAGCTAAGGATCCGATTCATCCCAAGCTGAGACAGGCGGAACTTATCAACTTCTCTCAGACT GTCCACATGAAGAACCAGGAGGCCCACAAGTACCTTCGCCGCAACAAACCTGGGATCCGATTGTCCGACGTCGAAGACTTGCCAGAGGACTACGTGAGACCACAAGGTTTCAACATGGTCCCTTCGATTTTGCAGTACCGTAACGGCAATCAACCCGAAGCCGAGGAAACCGTCAAGTATTACCGCGACTTGAAGGAAGAAATGAGCAG TGGTTCAGActtcgaagaagaagaagctggtTGGGACTTACCGTTGATACAGCTGGAAAATGACCTTCAACCATCGTCGAG GAACCGCATGGGTCAGGTACTAGAACTGAACGCGGAGAGGAGGGATCGTCTCCAGGCTCATGGCGACTACACAGTTGCCCCGGAGCAACAGCTCTCGGACATCTGGCACAAAGCTTTGAAAAATCCGGCCGAAACTCAAGGGGATACCTCTGCGAAGTCAATCAA aGGTATCATGGCAAACTTTCAG TTCAAGGACTAA
- the LOC100122460 gene encoding myosin-IIIb isoform X5, translating to MADIVEMTGGGTNMAYRGLSQHVNFDTIPDPEDRFALEELIGEGTYGEVYAARDKQTGEHVAIKILENVADNIEEIEEEFLVLRDLSMHPNIPAFHGIYLKRAKPAQEEDQLWFVMELCTGGSVTDLVQGLKRRGSRLTDDQIAYILRETVEALIYLHNNHCMHRDVKGHNILLTEDARVKLVDFGVSSHLAATHVRRNTSVGTPYWMAPEVIACEQQLDSSYDSRCDVWSVGITAIELAEGDPPMSELHPMRALFQIPRNPPPALKNPDMHVTELNDFIAECLVKDLEHRPYACELKEHPLLLSIEDRLEEIRAQLQEEIRRQRSDGRVQRQPEVTTKHGKLKTDRKARPEKMYMDDLAALDLLSEDAIVDQLQNRYERSQIYTYIGDILVAVNPFTNLGLYTGMEQRRYKGQARSDNPPHIFAVADAAYQALLHQRQNQAIVISGESGAGKTESANLLLKQLVYLSKAPNRNLEERILQINPIMEAFGNATTGINANSSRFGKYLDLTMTRGGKVTGARIAVYLLEQSRVVAQAEEERNFHIFYYMYDGLEADGRLEEFGLNPELRKSHRYLADNTDTSQTHIDKFQQLKIGFKVLGFQEAEVDAVYSVLAAILHLGDIEFVEILSEDNTDNKSAVVDNAPVLRVSKLLGIEPDDLVEALTSNSVVTRGETITRNNTVSEACAARDAMAKGLYGRLFDWMVNQINCLLSFNRSPNYEPLAIGLLDIFGFENFPKNSFEQLCINIANEQIQYYFNQHIFTWEQQEYMAEGIPVDLVEFSDNRPVLDMLLSKPMGLLALLDEESRFPRANDRSLIEKFHNNIKSKFYVRPKSDAVCFAIHHFAGRVVYQADGFLEKNRNFLPPEVIQLVRQSHFDMVRFLFQCPITKTGNLYSAIHDTDSRKLSPSGHNTKERYSSRGLASQSRAQQTVATYFRYSLMDLLQKMVSGSPQFVRCIKPNDNRSPKFFDKEKVIKQLRYTGVLETIRIRQNGFSHRIPFNEFLKRYCFLAFGWDERVIANRDNCRLLLVRLKMDGWALGRTKVFLKYYHVEFLSKQYEEQLKKIVMVQACVRRWLAKIRFKREKWQLAVSVVTLQRHIRGWLGRRRAVEAIKQKNMADEANILQKAAEEAAERVKRSREASLDVDGHPPNEENAAVVIQSHFRGYTIRKRFGYELEERYKRILNDYDDKKEAHQALLREGLKNEDAALIIKRWYKTEERVRKKPPAKDPIHPKLRQAELINFSQTVHMKNQEAHKYLRRNKPGIRLSDVEDLPEDYVRPQGFNMVPSILQYRNGNQPEAEETVKYYRDLKEEMSSGSDFEEEEAGWDLPLIQLENDLQPSSRNRMGQVLELNAERRDRLQAHGDYTVAPEQQLSDIWHKALKNPAETQGDTSAKSINSRTNDLRRNMRSSPDNRAPSSKHQLPIISNNSYLNTPNGIRVGAGFKIDGLNIKSNGINGLANSKEQQRDKLKQQNISRPNNGNERKSELSRLPKTKLVDRLSSQENNKNNSNHNNNNNKINNNKINNNNGFPEKNRQKPVVARNLVNSRPTLAVKSINETMGITPDLRKLLRPTVTKINEDKRKPSPVQQQQQPHDGEDINGPYNFRKLLRPAEYLPTESLRKRKGGLACNGAPIAKDKVPGKHVKRRAPLAPNVNGKIVVSRK from the exons ATGGCTGATATCGTCG AGATGACAGGTGGCGGTACCAACATGGCGTACCGCGGCCTCAGTCAGCACGTAAACTTCGACACTATCCCGGACCCAGAGGATCGTTTTGCCCTCGAAGAACTCATCGGCGAGGGCACCTACGGTGAGGTGTACGCCGCTCGCGACAAGCAAACCGGCGAACACGTTGCCATCAAGATCCTCGAGAATGTCGCCGATAACATCGAGGAGATCGAGGAAGAGTTCCTGGTACTACGAGATCTCAGTATGCACCCAAACATACCAGCCTTTCATGGTATCTATCTCAAGCGGGCTAAGCCTGCTCAGGAAGAGGACCAGTTGTGGTTCGTCATGGAG CTTTGTACGGGAGGTTCAGTGACAGACCTGGTTCAGGGCCTAAAGAGGCGCGGAAGCCGTTTGACCGACGATCAGATAGCCTACATCTTGAGGGAGACTGTCGAGGCCTTAATCTACTTACATAACAATCATTGCATGCACCGCGACGTCAAGGGCCACAATATCCTATTGACCGAGGATGCACGCGTCAAGCTTGTCGACTTTGGCGTCTCGTCACATTTGGCGGCTACCCACGTCAGAAGGAACACCTCAGTTGGCACGCCTTATTGGATGGCACCGGAA GTGATAGCATGCGAGCAGCAGTTGGACTCATCTTACGACTCACGCTGCGACGTCTGGTCCGTCGGCATCACCGCTATCGAGCTCGCCGAAGGTGACCCGCCCATGTCCGAATTGCATCCGATGCGAGCGCTTTTCCAGATTCCACGTAATCCACCTCCGGCTTTAAAAAACCCCGATATGCACGTAACTGAGCTCAACGATTTCATCGCCGAATGTCTGGTCAAGGATCTAGAACATCGCCCTTACGCTTGTGAGCTCAAGGAACATCCCTTGTTGCTCAGCATAGAGGATCGCCTTGAAGAGATCAGGGCGCAGCTGCAGGAGGAGATCCGTCGACAACG ATCCGATGGACGAGTTCAACGACAGCCGGAAGTGACCACGAAACATGGAAAATTGAAGACCGATCGAAAGGCGAGGCCTGAGAAAATGTACATGGACGATTTGGCTGCTCTGGATCTACTATCGGAAGATGCGATTGTCGATCAATTACAGAATCGCTATGAGAGATCACAGATTTACACCTACATCGGAGACATTCTTGTGGCCGTCAACCCGTTTACAAATCTCGGACTCTACACTGGCATG GAGCAAAGACGATACAAAGGCCAAGCCCGGTCCGACAACCCGCCACACATATTTGCCGTAGCGGATGCTGCGTACCAGGCGCTGTTGCACCAGCGCCAGAACCAGGCCATCGTGATCAGCGGTGAGTCTGGCGCTGGTAAGACCGAATCTGCGAATCTTCTGCTCAAGCAGCTGGTGTACCTGAGCAAAGCTCCCAATCGCAATCTCGAGGAAAGAATTCTTCAGATCAACCCCATCATGGAGGCTTTTGGTAATGCCACCACCGGTATCAACGCTAATTCCTCGAGATTCGGAAAGTATCTTGATCTGACCATGACGAGAGGTGGAAAGGTCACTGGCGCCAGGATCGCTGTATATTTGCTTGAGCAGTCGCGTGTCGTCGCTCAGGCTGA GGAAGAGAGAAACTTCCACATTTTCTACTATATGTACGACGGCCTGGAGGCAGACGGTCGCTTGGAGGAGTTCGGCCTAAACCCGGAGTTGCGAAAGAGCCACCGCTATTTGGCCGATAATACCGACACCTCGCAGACTCACATCGACAAGTTCCAGCAGCTTAAGATCGGTTTCAAAGTTCTTGGATTTCAGGAGGCCGAAGTCGACGCTGTCTATAGCGTCCTTGCTGCCATCCTGCACCTAGGTGACATTGAATTTGTAGAGATCCTTTCCGAGGACAACACTGATAACAAGAGCGCTGTTGTTGACAATGCACCGGTATTGCGAG TCTCGAAATTGCTGGGAATCGAACCGGACGATCTGGTCGAAGCCCTCACTTCGAACTCGGTAGTGACCCGAGGCGAGACCATCACTCGCAACAACACCGTCTCGGAGGCATGTGCAGCTCGCGATGCTATGGCCAAGGGTCTTTACGGTCGACTCTTTGACTGGATGGTCAACCAGATCAACTGTCTGCTGAGCTTCAACCGTTCGCCTAACTACGAACCCTTGGCAATCggtttgctcgacatcttcgGCTTCGAGAATTTCCCGAAGAACTCGTTCGAGCAGCTCTGCATCAACATCGCCAACGAGCAGATCCAGTACTACTTCAATCAACACATCTTCACCTGGGAACAACAGGAGTACATGGCCGAAGGAATTCCCGTCGATCTTGTCGAATTCTCCGACAACCGACCCGTCCTGGACATGCTCCTGAGCAAACCTATGGGACTGCTGGCGTTACTGGACGAGGAGAGCCGATTCCCTCGAGCCAACGACAGATCGTTGATtg AAAAGTTCCATAACAACATCAAGTCCAAGTTTTATGTACGACCCAAGTCCGATGCTGTCTGCTTCGCCATCCATCACTTCGCCGGTCGAGTTGTCTACCAGGCGGACGGCTTCCTCGAAAAGAACAGAAACTTCCTGCCGCCGGAGGTGATACAGCTCGTGCGTCAATCTCACTTCGACATGGTACGATTCCTGTTCCAGTGCCCGATCACGAAGACCGGCAATCTCTATTCCGCGATCCACGACACTGACTCCAGGAAATTGTCACCTTCGGGACACAATACAAAG GAACGATACTCAAGCCGAGGATTAGCATCGCAGTCACGTGCTCAGCAGACCGTAGCGACGTACTTTAGATACTCGTTAATGGATCTACTTCAAAAAATGGTATCTGGATCGCCGCAATTCGTAAGGTGCATCAAGCCAAACGACAACAGGAGTCCCAAGTTTTTCGATAAGGAGAAAGTTATAAAGCAGTTGCGCTACACTGGAGTCTTGGAAACGATTAGGATCAGACAGAATGGGTTCTCTCACCGAATACCTTTCAACGAGTTCCTCAAGAG ATACTGCTTCTTGGCTTTCGGTTGGGACGAGCGCGTGATCGCGAATCGCGACAACTGCCGGCTGCTCCTGGTTCGTCTGAAGATGGATGGCTGGGCACTGGGTCGCACCAAGGTCTTCCTCAAGTACTACCACGTCGAATTCCTGTCCAAGCAGTACGAGGAGCAGCTGAAGAAGATCGTGATGGTACAGGCCTGCGTAAGACGCTGGCTCGCCAAGATCCGCTTCAAACGCGAGAAGTGGCAGTTAGCCGTGTCAGTGGTCACCTTGCAGCGGCACATTCGTGGTTGGCTGGGCAGGAGGCGAGCGGTCGAGGCTATCAAGCAGAAGAACATGGCTGACGAGGCAAATATCTTGCAAAAGGCTGCTG AAGAAGCCGCAGAAAGAGTCAAGAGATCAAGGGAAGCTTCACTGGACGTTGACGGTCATCCACCGAATGAAGAGAACGCAGCTGTCGTCATACAGAGTCACTTCAGGGGCTACACCATTCGCAAGAGATTCGGCTACGAGTTGGAGGAAAGATACAAGAGAATTCTGAACGACTACGACGACAAGAAAGAGGCTCACCAGGCACTGCTTCGTGAAGGTCTGAAGAACGAAGACGCCGCGCTCATAATCAAGAGATGGTACAAGACGGAGGAGCGAGTCAGAAAGAAGCCTCCAGCTAAGGATCCGATTCATCCCAAGCTGAGACAGGCGGAACTTATCAACTTCTCTCAGACT GTCCACATGAAGAACCAGGAGGCCCACAAGTACCTTCGCCGCAACAAACCTGGGATCCGATTGTCCGACGTCGAAGACTTGCCAGAGGACTACGTGAGACCACAAGGTTTCAACATGGTCCCTTCGATTTTGCAGTACCGTAACGGCAATCAACCCGAAGCCGAGGAAACCGTCAAGTATTACCGCGACTTGAAGGAAGAAATGAGCAG TGGTTCAGActtcgaagaagaagaagctggtTGGGACTTACCGTTGATACAGCTGGAAAATGACCTTCAACCATCGTCGAG GAACCGCATGGGTCAGGTACTAGAACTGAACGCGGAGAGGAGGGATCGTCTCCAGGCTCATGGCGACTACACAGTTGCCCCGGAGCAACAGCTCTCGGACATCTGGCACAAAGCTTTGAAAAATCCGGCCGAAACTCAAGGGGATACCTCTGCGAAGTCAATCAA TTCAAGGACTAATGACCTGCGTAGAAACATGCGATCCTCGCCGGATAATAGAGCACCATCAAGCAAGCATCAACTGCCCATTATCAGCAACAATTCGTATCTCAACACTCCAAATGGCATACGAGTCGGAGCTGGTTTCAAAATCGACGGGTTGAACATCAAATCGAACGGTATTAACGGTTTAGCAAACAGCAAAGAGCAACAACGCGATAAGCTCAAGCAGCAAAATATTTCAAGGCCAAACAACGGCAATGAACGTAAGAGCGAGCTCAGTCGATTGCCGAAGACCAAACTGGTCGATCGCCTCAGCAGTCAAGagaacaacaaaaacaatagtaatcataacaacaacaacaataagatcaataacaacaaaatcaacaacaacaatggcTTCCCCGAGAAAAACCGACAGAAACCAGTAGTGGCGCGCAACCTTGTCAACAGCAGGCCAACCCTGGCTGTCAAGTCCATCAACGAAACGATGGGCATAACTCCGGATCTCAGAAAGCTCCTACGGCCCACTGTCACCAAAATCAACGAGGATAAGAGGAAACCGAGTCCAGtccagcagcaacaacagccgCATGATGGCGAGGACATTAACGGCCCATACAACTTCCGCAAACTGCTGAGGCCCGCCGAGTATCTGCCCACAGAGTCGCTGCGCAAGCGAAAGGGTGGACTGGCCTGCAACGGTGCACCTATTGCCAAAGACAAAGTTCCTGGGAAGCACGTGAAGAGAAGGGCACCTCTGGCGCCCAATGTCAACGGCAAAATCGTCGTCAGTCGAAAGTAG